A region of Pseudarthrobacter sp. NIBRBAC000502770 DNA encodes the following proteins:
- a CDS encoding VOC family protein, producing the protein MTGYTSFDVAHLGNVELLTPVFEESLWFFRDLLAMRVVAETSSAGTKSAYLRTWDEYQLYTVKLTASADAGVGRTTFRATSREALERRVAAIEATGLGMGWEDGEVGTGPTYSFRDPDGHLLGIYYETERYVATDDKPALKNQASAFPGRGVNARRLDHINFLAKDVEANGEFVAQALCGRESERIRLDDGGYAAWWFHFNNKSYDIVYSDDWLKHGNRLHHVAFAPDTREDILKAADIFLENGIHIESGPHKHAINQTFFLYVWEPGGNRIELANAGARLLLDPDSPVVEWSQEERRKGQAWGMKTIETFHTHGTPNVSQ; encoded by the coding sequence ATGACCGGGTATACCTCGTTCGACGTCGCCCACCTGGGAAACGTGGAACTGCTGACCCCCGTCTTCGAGGAAAGCCTGTGGTTCTTCCGCGACCTGCTCGCCATGCGCGTCGTGGCGGAGACCAGCAGCGCCGGCACGAAGTCCGCCTACCTTCGCACCTGGGACGAATACCAGCTCTACACCGTCAAACTCACCGCCTCGGCCGATGCCGGCGTCGGGCGAACCACCTTCCGGGCCACCAGCCGGGAGGCACTGGAGCGCCGGGTCGCCGCCATCGAAGCCACCGGCCTGGGCATGGGCTGGGAAGACGGTGAAGTGGGAACCGGGCCCACCTATTCCTTCCGGGACCCCGACGGGCACCTCTTGGGCATCTATTACGAAACCGAACGGTACGTGGCCACGGACGACAAACCCGCCCTGAAGAACCAGGCCTCGGCCTTCCCCGGCCGGGGAGTCAACGCCCGGCGGCTGGACCACATCAATTTCCTGGCCAAGGACGTGGAGGCCAACGGGGAGTTCGTGGCCCAGGCGCTGTGCGGGCGGGAGAGTGAGCGCATCCGGCTCGACGACGGCGGATACGCCGCCTGGTGGTTCCACTTCAACAACAAGTCCTACGACATCGTGTATTCCGACGACTGGCTCAAGCACGGCAACCGGCTCCACCACGTGGCGTTCGCCCCCGATACCCGCGAGGACATCCTGAAGGCCGCGGACATCTTCCTTGAAAACGGCATCCACATCGAGTCCGGTCCGCACAAGCACGCCATCAACCAGACGTTCTTCCTGTATGTCTGGGAGCCCGGCGGCAACCGGATCGAACTGGCCAACGCCGGCGCCCGCCTGCTGCTTGACCCGGACTCGCCCGTGGTCGAGTGGAGCCAGGAGGAGCGCCGCAAAGGGCAGGCCTGGGGCATGAAAACCATCGAGACGTTCCATACGCACGGAACGCCGAACGTCAGCCAGTGA
- a CDS encoding aldehyde dehydrogenase family protein, whose product MRQALEGIADFRDEDAAILSQENGKIRMEAWVDSLVFEIRWNLALELAPDVDTAKTLPPAPGIPVSTSVTFQPLGVVTVIVPFNWPIAILAASLPHALLAGNTAIVKPPPTAPLATTRVVQRIAEKLPPGVLNVVTGKDADMAELITSPDIAKVCFTGSVGGGKRIMEMAAKSLTRVTLELGGNDAAVILQDAVLDDTHLDRLYAAIFDTTGQICMNAKRVYVHRSRLDEVVDGLSQRLEKAVIGYGLDDGTTMGPLHSPVQKAFVAELIEEAKEAGADVREFGTLPSDPELHGGNFLRPALVIDPDPSLRVVTQEQFGPVIPLIPFDTEDEAVEAANATWAGLCGSVWTADPAAADRVGGRLVCGYVWVNDHGATRLDLRAPFGGMKQSGMGREQGIEGVRAFQDTRAIAHLEPGAAEG is encoded by the coding sequence ATGCGGCAGGCGCTGGAAGGCATTGCGGACTTCCGCGATGAGGATGCAGCCATCCTTTCGCAGGAAAACGGCAAGATCCGCATGGAAGCCTGGGTGGACTCGCTGGTGTTCGAGATCAGGTGGAACCTCGCGCTGGAACTGGCTCCCGACGTCGACACCGCCAAGACGCTGCCGCCCGCGCCCGGCATTCCCGTCTCCACGTCTGTCACCTTCCAGCCCCTGGGCGTGGTGACGGTCATCGTGCCCTTCAACTGGCCCATTGCCATCCTCGCGGCCTCGCTGCCGCACGCACTGCTGGCAGGGAACACGGCAATCGTTAAGCCGCCGCCCACCGCGCCGCTGGCAACCACGCGCGTGGTCCAGCGGATTGCCGAAAAGCTTCCGCCAGGGGTGCTGAACGTGGTGACCGGCAAGGACGCGGACATGGCCGAACTCATCACCAGCCCGGACATTGCCAAGGTCTGCTTCACGGGAAGCGTGGGCGGCGGCAAGCGCATCATGGAAATGGCCGCGAAGTCCCTCACCCGCGTGACGCTTGAACTCGGCGGGAACGACGCCGCCGTCATCCTCCAGGACGCGGTCCTTGACGACACCCACCTGGACCGGCTCTATGCCGCCATCTTCGACACGACCGGCCAGATCTGCATGAACGCAAAGCGGGTCTACGTGCACCGTTCGCGCCTGGACGAGGTGGTGGACGGGCTCTCGCAGCGGCTTGAAAAGGCGGTCATCGGCTACGGGCTCGACGACGGGACCACCATGGGTCCGCTGCACTCCCCCGTGCAGAAAGCCTTCGTGGCCGAACTCATCGAGGAGGCCAAGGAAGCGGGCGCCGATGTCAGGGAGTTCGGCACCCTTCCCTCGGACCCTGAACTGCACGGCGGGAACTTCCTGCGCCCGGCACTGGTCATCGATCCGGACCCCTCGCTGCGGGTTGTCACCCAGGAACAGTTCGGGCCCGTGATCCCCCTGATCCCGTTCGACACGGAGGACGAGGCGGTGGAGGCGGCGAACGCCACCTGGGCGGGCCTGTGCGGTTCGGTGTGGACCGCCGACCCGGCAGCGGCCGACCGCGTGGGCGGCAGGCTGGTCTGCGGCTACGTCTGGGTGAACGACCACGGGGCAACCCGCCTGGACCTGCGCGCACCTTTCGGCGGCATGAAGCAGTCCGGCATGGGCCGGGAACAGGGCATCGAAGGGGTCCGGGCCTTCCAGGACACCCGCGCCATCGCCCATCTCGAACCGGGCGCAGCCGAAGGGTAG
- a CDS encoding methylenetetrahydrofolate reductase translates to MATRTMPAPNRAASLELIKNFSLEMTGKDIPALIEAKDGIPPGTRINVTFLGNEDLEMRVAAAKAARDLGFIPVPHVSARRLKSKGDFEEFLGRLQEVGAAEHLFVVGGDPAEPEGPYGDSLALVNTGLLQQYGVREVGIGGYPEGHPDIRKEDLWRALEDKSAALAAQGLKASIITQFAFDTAPVAAWIDEVRARGIQAPIRVGTPGPAGVKRLLGFARRFGVGANAMIVKKYGFSLTNLMGDAGPDRFVNDLAAVLADHAPRPDHHLPAQVGLHFYTFGGLLATANWVRHFTEEG, encoded by the coding sequence ATGGCGACTCGAACCATGCCCGCCCCCAACCGGGCAGCATCCCTGGAACTCATCAAGAACTTCTCGCTGGAGATGACCGGCAAGGACATTCCTGCCCTCATCGAGGCAAAGGACGGCATTCCGCCGGGCACCCGCATCAATGTCACCTTCCTCGGCAACGAGGACCTGGAGATGCGGGTGGCCGCGGCCAAGGCGGCCCGGGACCTGGGGTTCATCCCTGTGCCGCACGTTTCGGCGCGCCGGCTGAAGTCGAAGGGCGACTTTGAGGAGTTCCTTGGGCGGCTCCAGGAGGTGGGCGCCGCCGAGCATCTTTTCGTGGTGGGCGGCGACCCCGCAGAACCGGAGGGCCCGTACGGGGACTCCCTGGCACTGGTCAACACCGGGCTCCTGCAGCAGTACGGGGTTCGGGAGGTGGGAATCGGCGGGTATCCGGAAGGCCATCCGGACATCCGCAAGGAAGATCTCTGGCGTGCCCTGGAGGACAAGTCCGCAGCCCTCGCCGCGCAGGGGCTTAAGGCCTCCATCATCACGCAGTTCGCCTTCGACACGGCGCCGGTTGCCGCGTGGATCGACGAGGTCCGGGCCAGGGGCATCCAGGCTCCCATCCGCGTAGGCACGCCAGGCCCGGCCGGAGTCAAGCGGCTCCTCGGTTTCGCTCGGCGCTTCGGCGTGGGAGCCAACGCCATGATCGTGAAGAAATACGGCTTCTCGCTGACCAACCTGATGGGCGACGCCGGCCCGGACCGGTTCGTCAACGATCTGGCCGCCGTACTTGCAGACCACGCACCACGTCCGGACCACCACCTTCCGGCGCAGGTAGGGCTTCACTTCTACACTTTTGGCGGCCTGCTGGCCACGGCCAACTGGGTCCGGCACTTCACCGAAGAGGGCTAG
- the purU gene encoding formyltetrahydrofolate deformylase, translating to MVLHTESRKDQSCLIVHGPDQPGIVAAVAALVTRNRGNIVSLDQYSSDPSSGDFFQRVVFNRPDLSAAMPGIEADLARTLTPLGLAWTLTDRSIPKRMAILVSTSDHCLLELLWRHRRGELPVTIPMVISNHTNTAEDVRSFGVPFFHVPSAGPDKGAAEAQILKLLEGNVDFVVLARYMQILSPGFLDAVSVPLINIHHSFLPAFVGAAPYRKAKDRGVKLIGATSHYVTKDLDEGPIIEQDVARVTHAHSAQDLQARGAYVERAVLSRAVQWHAEDRVIRHGNQTIVF from the coding sequence ATGGTCCTGCACACCGAATCCCGCAAGGACCAGTCCTGCCTGATCGTCCACGGGCCGGACCAGCCGGGCATCGTGGCTGCCGTAGCCGCCCTGGTGACCCGCAACAGGGGAAACATCGTGTCCCTGGACCAATACTCCAGTGATCCTTCGTCGGGTGATTTCTTCCAGCGGGTGGTCTTCAACCGGCCGGACCTGTCCGCCGCCATGCCCGGGATCGAGGCCGACCTCGCCCGGACGCTCACGCCCCTGGGGCTGGCCTGGACGCTGACCGACCGCTCCATCCCCAAGCGCATGGCCATCCTGGTCTCCACCTCAGACCACTGCCTGCTCGAACTCCTGTGGCGGCACCGGAGGGGCGAACTGCCGGTGACCATCCCCATGGTGATCTCAAACCACACCAACACGGCGGAGGACGTGCGGTCCTTTGGTGTCCCGTTCTTCCACGTCCCTTCCGCCGGTCCGGACAAAGGCGCGGCCGAAGCCCAGATCCTGAAGCTCCTGGAAGGGAACGTGGACTTCGTGGTGCTGGCCCGGTACATGCAGATCCTGTCCCCCGGATTCCTGGACGCGGTTTCCGTACCGCTGATCAACATCCACCATTCCTTCCTGCCCGCGTTCGTGGGCGCCGCCCCCTACCGCAAGGCGAAGGACCGGGGCGTCAAGCTGATTGGCGCCACCTCGCACTACGTAACCAAGGACCTGGACGAGGGGCCCATCATCGAACAGGATGTGGCCCGCGTGACGCACGCCCACTCGGCGCAGGACCTCCAGGCGCGGGGCGCCTACGTGGAACGCGCGGTGCTCTCCCGCGCCGTCCAGTGGCATGCCGAAGACCGGGTCATCCGGCACGGCAACCAGACCATCGTCTTCTGA
- a CDS encoding aminomethyltransferase family protein, producing the protein MAPKNLQEVLDASKGAVDLLRNSQIGSYIYPVVPADFQNWIKEQTAWRQTAVLYDQSHHMDNLFLKGPDAIKLITATAINSTATFPVNKAKQYVPTTESGHVIGDGILFHEADDEYVYVGRSPAANWLLYHGETGGYRDLDITVDRRSPSRPYGHPVTRQYYRFQIQGPNAWQVIEKLNGGALEQLKFFNMSTMTIAGTTVRTLRHGMAGAPGLEVWGPYADHDRIRDAIVDAGAEFGLVPVGSRAYPSNTLESGWIPSPLPAIYTGEAERGYREWLPADGYEATGTLAGSFVSGNIEDYYLTPWELGYGSFVKFDHDFIGRDALQKIDPAAQRRKVTLAWDAEDVTSIFASLFDVDGPSYKFFDLPLANYGSANYDSVVDADGTVVGYSMFTGYSANERRALSLATIDPNVPEGTELKVVWGEPNGGTAKAAVEPHVQTEVRAVVSPVPYSTVARATYHGGWRTNYQSA; encoded by the coding sequence GTGGCACCGAAAAACCTGCAGGAAGTCCTCGACGCGTCGAAAGGGGCCGTGGATCTCCTCCGCAACTCCCAGATCGGCTCCTACATCTACCCGGTGGTGCCGGCCGACTTCCAGAACTGGATCAAGGAGCAGACCGCGTGGCGTCAGACGGCTGTGCTGTACGACCAGTCCCACCACATGGACAACCTGTTCCTGAAAGGCCCGGACGCCATCAAGCTGATCACGGCGACCGCCATCAACTCCACCGCCACCTTCCCGGTGAACAAAGCCAAGCAGTACGTGCCCACCACAGAGTCCGGGCACGTGATCGGCGACGGCATCCTCTTCCACGAGGCGGACGACGAGTACGTGTACGTGGGCCGCTCCCCGGCGGCCAACTGGCTGCTCTACCACGGCGAAACGGGCGGCTACCGGGACCTGGACATCACCGTGGACCGGCGCTCCCCGTCGCGGCCGTACGGCCACCCGGTGACCCGCCAGTACTACCGCTTCCAGATCCAGGGACCCAACGCCTGGCAGGTGATCGAAAAACTCAACGGCGGAGCCCTGGAGCAGCTCAAGTTCTTCAACATGTCCACCATGACCATTGCCGGCACCACGGTCCGCACGCTGCGCCACGGCATGGCCGGCGCGCCGGGACTGGAGGTGTGGGGACCGTACGCGGACCACGACCGCATCCGCGACGCGATCGTTGACGCCGGAGCCGAGTTCGGACTGGTCCCCGTCGGTTCCCGGGCGTACCCGTCCAACACCCTCGAATCGGGCTGGATCCCGTCTCCCCTTCCCGCCATCTACACCGGCGAAGCAGAGCGCGGCTACCGTGAATGGCTGCCGGCAGATGGCTACGAAGCAACCGGGACCCTGGCAGGATCCTTTGTGTCCGGGAACATCGAGGACTACTACCTGACCCCGTGGGAGCTGGGCTACGGCTCGTTCGTGAAATTCGACCACGACTTCATCGGCCGGGACGCGCTTCAGAAAATCGACCCCGCCGCCCAGCGCAGGAAAGTCACCCTGGCCTGGGACGCCGAAGATGTCACCTCCATCTTCGCGTCGCTGTTCGATGTGGACGGACCCAGCTACAAGTTCTTCGACCTGCCCTTGGCAAACTACGGCTCGGCCAACTACGACTCCGTGGTGGACGCCGACGGAACCGTGGTGGGCTACTCGATGTTCACCGGCTACAGCGCCAACGAACGCCGCGCCCTCTCGCTTGCAACGATTGATCCCAACGTTCCCGAAGGCACGGAACTGAAGGTGGTATGGGGTGAGCCCAACGGCGGCACTGCCAAGGCCGCCGTCGAACCCCATGTGCAGACCGAGGTGCGTGCGGTGGTCAGCCCCGTGCCCTACTCGACCGTGGCCCGCGCCACCTACCACGGCGGGTGGCGGACGAACTACCAGTCGGCCTAG
- a CDS encoding PadR family transcriptional regulator — MSLRYALLALLRVGPLSGYELQKQFSMSVGHVWHAPDSQIYPELRKMEAENLIEGEEQPRGQRATRRLYHVTDTGNQAFLDWMQTPLEYARVRDPAHLRAAYLEAASPEAARAFFRRHMDQWESELAQWEGELQRIDQVDNPMLVRRLAVTDPADRERTIAFKRFTYEGLVDRAHVEIAWARRGLELVDTLESGGGARPEPSAARA, encoded by the coding sequence ATGAGCCTTCGGTACGCGCTGCTTGCGCTGCTGCGCGTGGGCCCGCTGTCAGGCTATGAACTGCAAAAGCAGTTCTCCATGTCGGTAGGCCACGTGTGGCACGCCCCCGACTCGCAGATCTACCCTGAGCTGCGCAAGATGGAGGCGGAAAACCTCATCGAAGGTGAGGAGCAGCCCCGGGGCCAGCGCGCCACGCGGCGGCTGTACCACGTGACGGATACCGGAAACCAGGCCTTCCTTGACTGGATGCAGACCCCCTTGGAGTACGCCCGGGTCCGCGACCCCGCCCACCTGCGGGCCGCCTACCTGGAAGCAGCGTCACCGGAGGCCGCGCGGGCGTTCTTCCGCCGGCATATGGACCAGTGGGAGTCCGAACTCGCCCAGTGGGAGGGTGAACTCCAGCGCATCGACCAGGTGGACAACCCAATGCTGGTGCGCCGCCTGGCCGTAACGGATCCGGCCGACCGTGAACGGACCATAGCCTTTAAGCGGTTTACCTACGAGGGCCTGGTGGACCGGGCCCATGTGGAGATCGCGTGGGCCCGGCGCGGGCTGGAACTGGTGGACACCCTCGAGTCCGGGGGCGGCGCCCGGCCGGAGCCGAGCGCCGCCCGCGCCTAG
- a CDS encoding ABC transporter substrate-binding protein has translation MRKKPGGVLGIVAVTAALALSLSGCRGDSGGQGGGGSASSPGITDSAITLGITTPLSGATAGPGKCTVAGVSAYFGAANAAGGVKFGDGKTRTVNIKSYDDAYDPQKSLANFQQMVSDNVFAATAGLGTPTNRAFRDAAISQKVPQVLVMTGDPLFSDRKQSPWQLGFVPIYQNEGGAFGKLLAKSGAQHKVAILSQNDDYGKGYVAGFKEAIQGASNISVVGEQTYEATDTSVDAQLTQLASSGADVFFNAMSITPLTIAALQKAQQIGWKPSWFLPSNTSSPTAILEPGGAAAYPGIYSVSFAKAPQSPSFAKDPDVVKFLDELKKYGNYPDMPAFPHCMWSYMVGATLEKAFQNMKEPTRDSFMTALRDIKDLKAPLMLEGTSVNTTVDGQPAVSSVVVQKYNGKGYATAENFG, from the coding sequence ATGAGAAAGAAGCCCGGCGGGGTACTTGGCATCGTTGCCGTGACAGCCGCCCTCGCGCTCTCCCTGTCCGGCTGCAGGGGCGATAGCGGCGGCCAGGGCGGCGGCGGTTCTGCGTCCTCTCCCGGGATCACGGACTCGGCGATCACGCTTGGCATCACCACCCCCCTTAGCGGCGCCACCGCAGGGCCGGGCAAGTGCACCGTGGCCGGCGTCTCGGCCTACTTCGGTGCCGCGAACGCCGCCGGCGGCGTGAAGTTTGGCGACGGCAAGACGCGAACCGTGAACATCAAGTCCTACGACGACGCCTACGATCCGCAAAAGTCGCTGGCCAACTTCCAGCAGATGGTGTCGGACAACGTCTTTGCCGCCACGGCCGGCCTGGGCACCCCCACCAACCGTGCTTTCCGCGACGCCGCGATCAGCCAGAAAGTCCCGCAGGTGCTGGTGATGACCGGTGACCCGCTCTTCAGCGACCGGAAGCAGAGCCCGTGGCAACTGGGCTTCGTGCCCATCTACCAGAATGAGGGGGGCGCCTTCGGCAAGCTCCTGGCGAAGTCGGGCGCGCAGCACAAGGTGGCCATCCTGTCGCAGAACGATGACTACGGCAAGGGCTACGTTGCCGGCTTCAAGGAAGCCATCCAGGGAGCATCCAACATCTCGGTGGTGGGGGAGCAGACTTACGAGGCCACCGACACATCCGTTGATGCCCAGCTCACCCAGCTGGCCTCCTCCGGAGCGGACGTCTTCTTCAACGCCATGTCCATCACGCCGCTGACCATCGCCGCGCTGCAGAAGGCGCAGCAGATCGGCTGGAAGCCCAGCTGGTTCCTGCCCTCCAATACGTCCAGCCCCACTGCGATCCTTGAGCCCGGCGGTGCTGCCGCCTACCCCGGCATCTACTCGGTGTCCTTTGCCAAGGCACCGCAGAGCCCTTCGTTCGCCAAGGACCCCGACGTCGTGAAATTCCTTGACGAACTCAAGAAGTACGGGAACTACCCGGATATGCCGGCCTTCCCGCACTGCATGTGGAGCTACATGGTGGGCGCCACCCTTGAGAAGGCGTTCCAGAACATGAAGGAACCCACCCGGGACAGCTTCATGACGGCGCTGCGGGACATCAAGGACCTGAAGGCGCCGCTGATGCTGGAAGGTACGTCGGTCAACACCACGGTGGACGGCCAGCCGGCAGTGTCCTCGGTGGTGGTGCAGAAGTACAACGGCAAGGGCTACGCAACGGCCGAGAACTTTGGCTGA
- a CDS encoding branched-chain amino acid ABC transporter permease has product MNAAAATARRPWVRVLLAALAAIVLIVAPLALPAFANQTLVRIGVYAVAVLGLNIVMGYTGQVNLGQIFFVGLGAYVTAYGVNHGWNILLVFVAACAVAGVVGLLVALAAARLGGLAIAMVTIALPIVGVPLAKRLSEFTGGSQGISARFTDAPDWSGLDNDQWQFYIVLVVATAAFLLARSLVRGKYGRAFAAVRENEAVAASMGISPYRTKVLAFTIASIFGGASGFLYLAAVQYTSPETLSFGHSISLLAAMVIGGAGSIAGSLLGGAYYVFVPQLTNAIDPNLTTVSQGAILLAVLFLLPGGLVSVPRVVRRLTRRTGAGRSTGRRSSAGPVRETSQQTAPAHRPVPDDALEGHEQTERQDGP; this is encoded by the coding sequence ATGAATGCCGCTGCCGCCACTGCACGCAGGCCATGGGTCCGGGTACTCCTCGCCGCCCTCGCGGCCATTGTGCTGATCGTGGCCCCACTGGCCCTGCCGGCCTTTGCGAACCAGACGCTGGTCCGCATCGGTGTCTATGCGGTGGCGGTGCTCGGGCTGAACATCGTCATGGGCTACACCGGCCAGGTCAACCTCGGGCAGATCTTCTTTGTGGGGCTGGGAGCCTATGTCACCGCCTACGGCGTCAACCACGGCTGGAACATCCTGCTGGTGTTCGTCGCGGCCTGCGCCGTGGCCGGTGTGGTGGGGCTGCTGGTGGCCCTCGCGGCCGCACGCCTGGGCGGCCTGGCGATCGCGATGGTCACCATCGCCCTCCCCATCGTCGGGGTACCCCTGGCCAAGCGCCTCTCCGAATTCACCGGCGGCTCGCAGGGGATCTCCGCACGGTTCACGGACGCCCCCGACTGGTCCGGGCTGGACAACGACCAATGGCAGTTCTACATCGTCCTGGTGGTGGCAACCGCGGCCTTCCTGCTGGCGCGGAGCCTGGTCCGGGGCAAGTACGGGCGGGCGTTCGCGGCGGTCCGGGAGAACGAGGCTGTCGCGGCCTCCATGGGCATTTCCCCCTACCGGACCAAGGTGCTCGCCTTTACCATCGCCTCCATCTTCGGCGGGGCCAGCGGCTTCCTGTACCTCGCCGCCGTGCAGTACACCTCGCCTGAGACGCTCAGTTTCGGCCACTCCATCAGCCTCCTGGCCGCCATGGTCATCGGCGGCGCGGGCAGCATCGCCGGGTCCCTCCTTGGCGGCGCCTACTACGTCTTCGTCCCACAGCTGACCAACGCCATCGATCCCAACCTCACCACCGTCAGCCAGGGCGCCATCCTTCTCGCGGTGCTGTTCCTGCTGCCCGGCGGCCTGGTGAGCGTGCCCCGGGTGGTGCGGCGGCTGACCCGCCGGACCGGTGCCGGCCGCTCCACGGGCCGCCGGTCCTCCGCCGGCCCGGTTCGGGAGACTTCCCAGCAGACCGCTCCAGCGCACCGCCCGGTTCCGGACGATGCGCTGGAGGGACATGAACAAACAGAGAGGCAAGATGGACCATGA
- a CDS encoding branched-chain amino acid ABC transporter permease: MGTFIQLVVDGLATGSIYAALALAIVLVNQATGLINFAQGGMAVLSAYLAYAFVQLGLPLILAIIIAIVLSFLFGALVERFLIRRFERGDPDTAVVVTIGLLTLVTGICAVLWGYNNLGFPSLFPLTSVEILGAVVSVRSLATAVTIVVIMVVLQLLFLRTKLGLALRAVADNPASAAFSGLPVGRLLMVGWGLAATLGAIAGVLVAPQLTLTPGMLDTALVYALAAVILGGLTSPIGCVVAASAIGVLENLVAVYVPLIGHDLKIAVPFALIFVILIVRPQGLFGRKVVVRV, translated from the coding sequence ATGGGAACCTTCATCCAACTCGTCGTCGACGGCCTGGCCACCGGCTCCATCTACGCGGCCCTGGCCCTGGCAATCGTGCTGGTGAACCAGGCCACCGGCCTGATCAACTTCGCGCAGGGCGGCATGGCGGTGCTGTCCGCCTACCTCGCCTACGCGTTCGTGCAGCTCGGCCTGCCGCTCATCCTGGCCATCATCATTGCCATTGTCCTGTCCTTCCTCTTCGGCGCACTGGTGGAACGTTTCCTGATCCGGCGGTTTGAACGGGGAGATCCGGACACCGCAGTGGTGGTGACAATCGGCCTGCTCACCCTGGTCACCGGTATCTGCGCGGTCCTGTGGGGCTACAACAACCTGGGGTTCCCGTCGCTCTTCCCGCTGACCAGCGTTGAAATCCTCGGGGCCGTCGTCAGCGTCAGGTCCCTTGCCACCGCCGTGACCATCGTTGTGATCATGGTGGTCCTGCAACTGCTCTTCCTGCGCACCAAGCTGGGACTGGCCCTCCGCGCCGTTGCCGACAACCCGGCGTCGGCCGCTTTTTCGGGCCTGCCGGTGGGCCGCCTGCTCATGGTGGGCTGGGGACTCGCTGCCACCCTGGGGGCGATTGCCGGCGTCCTGGTTGCTCCGCAGCTGACGTTGACGCCCGGCATGCTGGACACCGCCCTCGTTTACGCGCTCGCCGCCGTGATCCTCGGCGGCCTGACCAGTCCCATCGGCTGCGTGGTGGCGGCATCCGCAATCGGTGTCCTGGAAAACCTGGTGGCCGTCTACGTTCCCCTCATCGGCCACGACCTCAAAATCGCCGTGCCCTTCGCGCTGATCTTCGTCATCCTCATCGTCCGTCCCCAAGGCCTGTTCGGCAGGAAGGTCGTGGTGAGGGTCTGA
- a CDS encoding ABC transporter ATP-binding protein, producing the protein MTLLELTGVTASYGPVQVLEGVSLSVPEGGSVGILGANGAGKTTTLRAISGSVRTGGSIRFDGRDIRGLRPDQVAALGVAHVPEGRGTLGQLSVRENLMVGSYLRKDRKAIAGDIDYCLDLFPQLQDRVGSRAAALSGGEQQMLAVGRAFMAKPKLLLLDEASLGLAPSTAKTVYQAIRRLRLESGIAMLVVEQNANLAFSLVDTATVLETGRNVLTGTSAELKGMDEIRRAYLGG; encoded by the coding sequence ATGACGCTGCTTGAACTGACCGGCGTCACAGCGTCCTACGGCCCCGTGCAGGTCCTGGAGGGGGTCTCCCTCAGCGTCCCGGAGGGCGGATCCGTGGGTATCCTGGGCGCGAACGGTGCGGGCAAAACCACCACGCTCCGGGCCATCAGCGGCAGCGTCCGGACCGGCGGCAGCATCCGGTTCGATGGCAGGGACATCAGGGGCCTCCGGCCGGACCAAGTGGCAGCACTCGGCGTAGCACACGTACCTGAAGGGCGGGGCACCCTGGGCCAGCTGAGCGTGCGGGAGAACCTGATGGTGGGCTCCTACCTGCGCAAGGACCGGAAGGCCATCGCCGGTGACATCGACTACTGCCTGGACCTGTTTCCGCAACTGCAGGACAGGGTTGGCTCGCGGGCAGCAGCGCTTTCGGGCGGCGAACAACAAATGCTCGCGGTTGGCCGCGCCTTCATGGCCAAACCCAAACTGTTGCTCCTGGACGAAGCCTCGCTGGGGCTGGCACCGAGCACCGCCAAAACGGTGTACCAGGCCATCCGGCGGCTACGGCTCGAATCCGGGATCGCGATGCTGGTGGTGGAACAGAATGCAAACCTCGCATTCTCCCTCGTGGACACCGCCACCGTCCTGGAAACGGGCCGGAATGTCCTCACCGGAACCTCGGCCGAACTCAAGGGCATGGACGAAATCCGCCGCGCCTACCTGGGGGGCTGA